The Ptiloglossa arizonensis isolate GNS036 chromosome 4, iyPtiAriz1_principal, whole genome shotgun sequence genome contains the following window.
ACAATACTGTAGGTAACCAACGACGAATGGTGCAGGTTCAACACCATAGTGTCTGGAGGGCTCGATATCATGTCAGATGGGGTTGATGTTGGTGGTGGGGAAAATGAGGTAGATTCCCATTCCTATTCACATATTGATGTTGGAGAGTCCTCGAATCCAAGAGAAGAGGAGACTTTGGATCCAGATAATGAGGCTGCCTTGAACACTAATTATGATAGCAGTGATGGTGCTGTGCCTGCTTTTAGGTCCGTCATCTTCATGTAATTGAGTTTTTGTATTTAGAAATTCCTAATAAACGTTTAGATAATCAAAGTCTTAAATAGCGTATCAAAGGATCCATAACGTGTGGACAGGTGTGAAAGGTGTGAAAACTATGAGACTATAAATAAGACAGCATTCTGCGCTCATCAGGACCAGTGTCTGGCCAGTGCTGAGCCAGGAGAGAGCGCAGAGAATATAGAAGCTGCTGAAAATGATGGGGACGGAGAAGAAACTCATTCTGGAATTCGTTCTCACAGAAAAATGTTTGAATGCGATGTTTGTAACATGAAATTTTCTAATGGAGCTAACATGAGGCGGCACAAGGTAAAAActaaatttgtttatattttaaattattaaaatttacaaattaaattattgtagaaatataaatatgaaattatggaggaaaataaatttgattttagATGAGACACACTGGTGTGAAGCCATATGAGTGTCGTGTCTGTCAAAAGAGATTTTTTCGTAAAGATCACTTAGCAGAACATTTTACAACTCACTCTAAGACTCTGCCATATCATTGTCCAATCTGTAATCGAGGTTTTCAAAGACAAATTGCAATGAGAGCACACTTCCAGAATGAACATGTTGGCCAACATGATATGGTGAAATCTTGTCCATTATGCAATTATCGTGCAGCAACTATGAAGTGCCTTAggttacatttttttaacaggttagtatttaattatagtaatattgtaaatattgtatcattcatttcgaaaatcatttttatttctaacttaattattattttaggcATGGAATAGATCTGGATAATCCAGGACCAAATAGTTCAAGTTCTTTAATGAATAGCTGTACTCCGGGAGAAGCTATGCCTTCTGCTCCCCTTTCAGATAGTGGAGACAGTACTGGAAACCGATCTGCGGACAACGCAACTCCGCCGATGCACTTTTTGACGCCTCATATAGAGATATCAATTCCTTATTCCGAGCAAGCTGCAAGTCAACAGAATTCAAGCCCTGCTCCCCTTAATGGAGATAGTCCAAATAGCCCACAAAGTGCAGACAGTAACAGTAATGCTCCAACTAGTAGTCATCATCAGTTACCTATTAACAGTAGTGGTATTCATAGGTATAGAACACaatttaaaagtaatattaGTCTGCTTTGAACACAATTAgaatttattgttttattaaaGGAACCTTGGTGAGAGTGAAGAAGCAATTACACCTTCAATCTCACTTATTCCTATTAAGCAAGAACCAAACAGTAATGGAACAGAGGAGAATGGCGCAACATCTAGTAATCTTCCATTACCATCCTTGATAAAAGTTTCTCCACTGAAATCTCTTCTTCGAGACGATTTACGACGCAAGCTTTCATCTGGCTctggaaataataataacaataataacaataacaatggtaatttcattattttatcataTAAATAATTTGCTTTATCGCTAAATTAACATGATCTGAAGTCTCTGAATATCAGTATTCTGAGCTTTTTTAGTATTTGTGTAATGTTATTATTATATCTAGCTTCACACCAAGTTAAAAGGAAATAGTTGACACTTCAGATCATATGAATATTAATTGCAATTATGAAAGCCTTAATTCTTTTtgattaataaattttgtaatgtCATTATTTCTTTAACTATTATTTGTAAACAATATACACATTACAAAGTACTCCATAGTATAACACTCatattaaataattcttatattaaaaaaatacatatatataaatatatattgattTTGTAATAGGTAATAATAGTTCAAATTCAAATCCCCATTCAAGAGGCGAACCTCCTAGTTCAACAAGACCAGATCAACGTAGCAGTGGACTTCAATGCACTCACTGCAGAATTACCTTCCCTGATCAAACATTATATTTCCTTCATAAGGGTTGTCATAGTGAAAGTAATCCCTGGAAGTGCAATATTTGCGGGGAACAGTGTTGCAATTTGTATCAATTCAATTCGCATTTATTGAGCAAAAGTCATCAGTAGTTGTTGAAAAAATAACGTTTTTCAAGGCCTATCAcctcgattatttaaaaaattattcaataacaATGTTAATATGACTGATATGAGAGAAATTATGAGCTTGaacaaaaaaattacattttatgtTAGACAATGTAAATGAAATCCATTTGTATTTAAATGTTTGAACtaaaattttacttattttaatatCTATATTAATAAGTATCTTCGATTTACATTAGGAGTAAAATAGTCGAGGTTCAAGGAATGATTTCTGAAATCTGGGAAAAATCGTGCCTTTGTCGAGATACCTTTGCCAACGCTCACACTCGTCCGAATCGTCCTAATTTATGATAGTACGAACGATCCGTCCATGGGGCTTTACCAAAATATATTCCAGAAGCTCTATCGGTAGTTTTAAATCTAGTTATACTTAGAAGAAAACAGTGAGAATACCAATGAGCTCCTTTTTTTCTATCTAAATTCCTTTTATGCACTGTTTTTTTGTTTGCTTTTTTATAAAGTTGTTtgttaaattgtattaatttcatATGTTAtcatatatttcatttatttctattatattaaaaatagtcaTTTCCAGTAAAATGTATACAacataatttttatgaaattagaTTATGATCACAAAACAATCATAAATTTGATTATTCATTTGCAAAAATGAAATATGAATAAtcaaaaaaaattctttgtaaACTAAATTTCAGTTATGAATTTAATATGATGCGAAAAAGGAACCGAGCCGTGTGTACCGttgcatataaatataaatatacaagtaGATAAGAGGCAATAGCTGAAGTATTGTGTCAGctcaagaaatattttatatagagATATTTGTACAGAGAAGTATTAATAtacgaaaaaatatgaaaataaagaaGTCAAGGTGTCATATTTCAGAGATGTATAATATTATCAAAAGATATTACATACTTATtcaaataacattttatttaaaaataaattatttatattttagtgAAACAACTTTTTGACAAATTAAAAATGAtctaaaaacaaaataaaatcatgatgagaatttaattaaaagtaaaataaaactgATATTAGCCTCAGTATAAATTAATGCAATAAAAGcattaataatttctaaatatgaTTTCTAGACTCTGGTACATGTTTCTATgtacatgtgtatgtatgtgtgtggaCAGGGTATCCAATTTAAGTGTATATATTTCTCGTATTGTTACCTTCAAAAAATTCTTTCATCTATAGTCacataaataaaacaaaaatatacttAATTGTTAAGTAATTTCTTAATAGTCAAGGTAATAAAAAACGCGTGAGAATATACAATTAAGTTGGGCACTTTCCATATGTTCTATATTTAACAAAATAGATTGAAGAAAATACGCACGAACACTATTGTCTATTGTTgtagttatttaaaaaatcgttccGTACActgcgtaatatttaatacaattttactattattatgttattattattaatattattgtcattattgtattatttatcgatacgtaagttatttattattactttgCATTCCAATATACCAACTTTTAAACACGTTCTATACTTGACGATGcttgtttgtttaaaaaattattgtttgtttattttgtaTTGTATACACATACTATATccttattttgttttttctaaTAGTAGTAATACTATGCGAAGAGTGCCAAGGAATACTTTTTTCTTGCAAAGAGTGCTGCCGAGCGTAGTTGCATTCTTACAGTTTCCATGCTAAAATCTCAGTTAAATGAGTGTCTTACATTACGCACACTGCGTAAATATACATAcaacatttaaaaaatgtttaaagtatAAAAAACGCTCGTTTAATTTAGACTTAAACCAAGAAACTGAAGATATAACAGTGATCATTTACTTGATTCTGTGTGACACTCATTTAGCTCAACTGCGGCGTTTACTTAGCATTTTTCATATAAATTCTCGCAATCATCTTTGGCACTCaagttgttaataaataaaaaaattactttaataATTATGGTTTagcataatttttcaaatattttaaaatataaaaaaatgatactTTAGGTAGccctttttaaatttaaacctATAAATAGGTTCcaaatgattttttttataacaaaattataaaccAGCATTGTCAAGGTATGAaatttttagatatttttatGTAGAAATTTGTGTTTTTCTTGCTTGTATGTATTTACAAGaatgaaaaaatgcagatatttCTCATTAGACTATTCACTCTCTAGTAATGAGACcaagaaaaattgataaagtaTAAAATCAATCATGAAGAAATTAATGTTGTTTTTACTAACAAAAAAAGATCCTATTCTCTTAGAATTCAACGAATTCCCTCTAAAAATTTGACAAGAAGATAATAgtatagaaaaaataattacaaaaaaatattcgttaattaCATTCAATTTATACTTAAATACTATTTTATTGTTATACGTGAGACAGGATTAATTTGTTAAAGTTCTGAACTATATgttgaaacaaaataatttacttcaagattgaaattcttttaaaaaaattccattacttcgggtagaatatttttgtttaataattgttcatgtTATGTCCTGTAATATACAAGATTGAATGTAAACTTGCAGGCATTCattcgtttctactttaaagAAAAGTTACCAGTTCTGCACTAATCAaaacttgtttttcttttctgtatgtTTTAGTTGGTGTGGAGCCAGTGACTTTCCCTTGAGGTGGGGACTAATTAATACCTGCAAGGAAACATTATATAGCTGTAAATGATTGAATTATTGAGATATTTGATCAAATAGCAAAGCAtatagaaagaaattaaatagtTTTGAATGCCATCTggctaattaaattttacattgttACAACATAAGTCAGTGATATAATATATGATAGGGATGTGTGACTTGATAAAGACTATTAAAAACTAGTAGTTGTtaagttttattttaaacatttacattgtttcgtttcatataatatttcaatttgtatttaaaaatttctactcAATTATAACGGTTACTTTTAACTTTCTATTAACTTCATATAAAAAGAATTCAAagatttgaaatattaacacaAAGCTTCATTTACTGATATCTAAAGAAgctgtttattttcaatttctaccACTGTTAGAATAATTTGAGTTCTACCTGCAAGATGCTGATTAAATAAGATTGAGTTTAAGTAAAACGTAAATCtctaagaaaataattaaaaataattattactattattattttacttttggTTGATCTGGAAttgatatacatatttattaaattatttatatattcataaGTTTTCTAAAACATTAAAGAATTCTTAAACAGTAAATCCACTTACTAGATATAGTTTCCAATTTGTGATTTAATTAGGTATTAGTATATGCATGATTATAACTCGCATACTAACTTTATGCTGAAAgtgatttgaattttaaaattgattctAGGAAATtatctatatgtatattatacagTGCTGAACAATGCTTAAAACAAATCTTATTTCACATATCATGTAAAAAATCAGTTTAAACTAAAATACAAATGTTTTTAGCATAGATAGTTTGCAAGTATTACATGTTATCAATTAAAAATATCATATTACCTAGCACTGTACATAAAACACTTAAGAAAACAGAATACAAAATAGGTTACAGATTTGAAAATCTACTAACTTAGACAAAGATGGACCAGAAGCATTGAACAGTACGCCTTTACACTGTGATCATGTTTACAAAGAAAATGTAGGATTAGAGCTTtaataaaaaacaaagaaaccttATTTTAGGATTCAGCAAAAATATGATGAATACtgcataaatgaaaaatgtcaatAGGTTTAAAAATGCcttagaaatacccataccaccCTTGTTAACATTCACAcccataaaatattaaaatatacacaCTCATTTCTTCATATAAATATGATATAGGagtatatttaagaatataataaagaaaacCGAAATTATTGTTGATGTTAGTATATCAATGGTGTAATGGGTACATTCGAAATACATCGTTATTATACAtacatttcttttcattttgtgAATGATTCTTATAATAAGATTAGTAATATGATTAAAATAgttacataaataaaattaaggttacattattattattaagacgTGAAAATTTAAATCCCTTAATATATTGTCCATCTTTGAATTTTAATGACACGAATTCAAAGTTTTTCTCGGTAGGCGTCTTGGTTGGTACCAATGCCGGTGACTCCCTCTGTTACAACATAAATATTTTCTGTGAATGTACACCCAAAACCAATTTAACATATAAAGTTTTATTCGTTGAGTTAGATTTATATCCTGAGAATTTAACGATCATTACACTATTTTTTATTCAGTTTCATCCTGTAAAGATAAAAGCGAGTCAAGGGGATAGCTAGCGAGAGGAGAATGGTACGAAGCAGCAAAGCATTGATAAATACTTTGTCTTGCTCCATCTCTCAAACGCCTAATACTCCGTCCTTCGCGTGCAATAGTGACTGTCTCACTTACAATCCCTTTGACTTGCTCACATTTCATTTTACTGTCTCCTTTGGCAAAAAGGACGTGAGAAACACTATGTTATATAGTACGCATCGTCCTCAACTACAACGCATCAACAAATTATTGTATCTTTAGTTTCGATGTACAAGCGATTGTACAAATTCTTATCACTTCAAAGGAAATCACCAGTGCAGACACAGCTAAGACCTATCGTGCTCCTTGACATACGTCTTGATATAGTTGGCGTTGGTGACATTTCCCtagaaaagcagaaactcgttcggcGACTTTACATTTATAATAGTGCATATAAGTTCTTTTTTGTCCGAGTAGAGATATATTGGAAAAGATTCATTTCTACTGTCTAAAGGAAAAGTCAAAAGGTTTCAGTACCAACCAGGATCCCTTGGTCTCCTTCTGCGAAATCGTAATTTTGCAGGAGGTCACCGAACGGAGTCGAGACCGGACTCGCGTGAGCTCGAATAGTCCCCCCTAAGAGCAGCGGGCGAAGGCGCGTTGGCCTAGGAACAGGGGCTGCGCAAAGATCTCAATCCTTACTATTAATTACCCCACCAGGAGCCTCCCGACCTTTGCTATTTTACGAGCAGCAAAAAAAGGGCACCAAGTCCAAACTGACCCCAGCCCAGAGGAGGATTGTCGGATTTAACTGATATTAATGTCCCCTTCTGCACGAGGCCCAGCTCTGACTAGAGTCAGGACTATTTCCTCTCAGATGGCTGAGTCGTCTAGTCCCTTCATACGAATCTCCGTGTATTTGGTGAGCTGGGTAACTCGGACGCTCTGGCGGAAGAGAACCTCACCCATTTAGGCCCGTCTTCGGGATCGAGAATCTTGAGGATAAGATCCTCAGTTACCGCTCACTTCGTTTGCATCGACGTAATACCAAGTCTAGTCAGATCGATTTTTAATCTGGCATACAATACGACAACCTCCTCAAGCACGGTCACTGTAATCGCTGCAGTCCTTACGTGCCCCTGGGGTGCCTTAAGCAGGCTTTAAACTTCTTTGTTTCGCTCTTCTCAGGCTTTACCATGCCCCCAATAGAGGAACCGAGGCCGGTGATTTCGGCCGGGCAGATTTCTTAACCTTCTGACCAATCACCACGGTCAGGCCTGGCCGCAAGGCCGAGGATGGCAATGATGGGAAAAATGTTCATGCCTGTCACTGCCACCACGACTTTCTGGCTCCCTATTATTCTCAAAGGCGCCGCCTTGAATGGTTCTACCAGTACAAAATGTTTGCCGCCTTTTTTGGCGACACTTTCCCTTTGAGAGGGATTAGTTCTGTCCGAAAGACCGCCAGCTTGACGTTTATTAGACGCTCTAAGGAAGTACGGAAGCATTTGTGGAAGGGGAGAGGAAGAGCGTTCATGCCACCTACTCCGGGCCGTCCTGACTCGATGCCTCCACTTCCGACCTTACCTGCACCAATTCCTCACGCAAGCCGGCTACTTGTCCCTAGAGCTTTGGCAAGTACCCCAGAGCCATGCATCTCATCACCGCGCACCATAGCTTAAAATTGGGGGCAATTAATAGAGTTGCCGTTTTCGTTATTTTCTGTGGTTAAGCTAAGAATCCCATTCCTCCTATTGTCACGTACCATTTACAAATCCAAAAAAGAAGGAATTGTGAATGAATCGTTGCGATCCAAATCAATAGGAGTTTTATGGTATGATTAGCATTAGGTATATCACGTTCGCCAAACTCGTGCTGTAGCGAACATAACAAGCTGCAGCCCCTGAGGAAGGGCCCGAACACATGCAGACTTGAGGTTCGTAATAGCTGAGTTCTTGGGCTAtttgttcttttattatttgtattttatatggAATGTCTCTATTATATCTGATAATAACTTTTTTAGTTTATGAGTCTTTATTGTGTTACAATCTCTTTTAATTTTGGATAATGCTCCGTGAAGagtttatatataatacttcttttttactattaatattattatctttgttattatcattattgtgCTATTGATTTATTTTGAATGATACATAATCTACAATAAAGAATATGAGGAATAAAACACATTATCTCTTATaagcatatatatttatacttaaTGTTAGTATTCGTGAATtcctgaaaattaattttgtatgcATAACCATGTTATTTTAGCACTAATATAGCAAAAATATTTTGAGCAGaactgaaaatgaaaaatttttgtaataaaatcctaaattataatataataaaaaaaacgacTTAATTACTTTTAGCCAataatgtgaaaaaaaaaatcgaacgttACAGGGTTAATTTATGTTATTGCATGTGGTTTATGAAAATTATGCAGTTCTCTACATTTAGTCAAACATAATTTAGATAATTGGTAAACCTTCAAAATTCATTAATCGTTTTGATCTGTtgccaaaaatattcaaacacatTACCGTTGAAACAGTTGTCTGCAAATGCTAAATAATTAAGCCACTAAGACAACCTGTAGAACAGTGTAGAGTGTATTATCTTGGTTACGAGATGTAAAGTCAACCGAGTAAATAAGTGGAAATGACTGCAATAACATCCTTTAGCCATTTTACTCACAAGTCAGATCTACTAATGATGTCATCTAATCGAAATGCggcaaaatttaaatacatatgTTCGCTGCATGTTTTGAGCTGCTGTAGTAACTTGCACTCGTCAATGAATTGTacgtaatattataaataagaaTCTATATTTAGGAATACCAATTAATGAAAAAGTATAACAATTTAACagctgaataaaataatttgattGAGAAAGTGCCTTTTGCTCTTCAATATATCGATTGATTGTCTACCAATATAAAAGTagcatatttttatatattttataattacaacTTTTATTAAATGTATCCTACGATTAAACGTACACTGTTATACTGTAATCATTCATAGTCAGTATGTACAGCGCTGTGAAATCAATTAAAACTTACTATAATACAGAAAACTGAGTAACTATAATAAGAAAATTCCTTAATACTAATGTCAGGCAGCGCCATTGATGAATCCACGTAAAATGGCAGAAAAACTTTAAAAGTTAATCTCTCTTCTGTCTGACAACTCAACCTCATAGCATAATGCAAGGGTCCTTTAGGTCTGTGGTCGCAGATTATAAACAGACGACATCAGCGACATTTATGATAAGCCACAGAAACTATGTCAAGTTTTTTCGGTAGCAGTGTACAAAGTTTGGTTTGTACTTTTCAGTGACATGCGCACTTCTACCCACTCGTGTTGTAAATAAACAGTATGCTATGGGCAAGTAATT
Protein-coding sequences here:
- the LOC143145959 gene encoding uncharacterized protein LOC143145959 isoform X2 gives rise to the protein MSDGVDVGGGENEVDSHSYSHIDVGESSNPREEETLDPDNEAALNTNYDSSDGAVPAFRCERCENYETINKTAFCAHQDQCLASAEPGESAENIEAAENDGDGEETHSGIRSHRKMFECDVCNMKFSNGANMRRHKMRHTGVKPYECRVCQKRFFRKDHLAEHFTTHSKTLPYHCPICNRGFQRQIAMRAHFQNEHVGQHDMVKSCPLCNYRAATMKCLRLHFFNRHGIDLDNPGPNSSSSLMNSCTPGEAMPSAPLSDSGDSTGNRSADNATPPMHFLTPHIEISIPYSEQAASQQNSSPAPLNGDSPNSPQSADSNSNAPTSSHHQLPINSSGIHRNLGESEEAITPSISLIPIKQEPNSNGTEENGATSSNLPLPSLIKVSPLKSLLRDDLRRKLSSGSGNNNNNNNNNNGNNSSNSNPHSRGEPPSSTRPDQRSSGLQCTHCRITFPDQTLYFLHKGCHSESNPWKCNICGEQCCNLYQFNSHLLSKSHQ
- the LOC143145959 gene encoding uncharacterized protein LOC143145959 isoform X3 is translated as MSDGVDVGGGENEVDSHSYSHIDVGESSNPREEETLDPDNEAALNTNYDSSDGAVPAFRSVIFMCERCENYETINKTAFCAHQDQCLASAEPGESAENIEAAENDGDGEETHSGIRSHRKMFECDVCNMKFSNGANMRRHKMRHTGVKPYECRVCQKRFFRKDHLAEHFTTHSKTLPYHCPICNRGFQRQIAMRAHFQNEHVGQHDMVKSCPLCNYRAATMKCLRLHFFNRHGIDLDNPGPNSSSSLMNSCTPGEAMPSAPLSDSGDSTGNRSADNATPPMHFLTPHIEISIPYSEQAASQQNSSPAPLNGDSPNSPQSADSNSNAPTSSHHQLPINSSGIHRNLGESEEAITPSISLIPIKQEPNSNGTEENGATSSNLPLPSLIKVSPLKSLLRDDLRRKLSSGSGNNNNNNNNNNVGVEPVTFP
- the LOC143145959 gene encoding uncharacterized protein LOC143145959 isoform X1, with translation MSDGVDVGGGENEVDSHSYSHIDVGESSNPREEETLDPDNEAALNTNYDSSDGAVPAFRSVIFMCERCENYETINKTAFCAHQDQCLASAEPGESAENIEAAENDGDGEETHSGIRSHRKMFECDVCNMKFSNGANMRRHKMRHTGVKPYECRVCQKRFFRKDHLAEHFTTHSKTLPYHCPICNRGFQRQIAMRAHFQNEHVGQHDMVKSCPLCNYRAATMKCLRLHFFNRHGIDLDNPGPNSSSSLMNSCTPGEAMPSAPLSDSGDSTGNRSADNATPPMHFLTPHIEISIPYSEQAASQQNSSPAPLNGDSPNSPQSADSNSNAPTSSHHQLPINSSGIHRNLGESEEAITPSISLIPIKQEPNSNGTEENGATSSNLPLPSLIKVSPLKSLLRDDLRRKLSSGSGNNNNNNNNNNGNNSSNSNPHSRGEPPSSTRPDQRSSGLQCTHCRITFPDQTLYFLHKGCHSESNPWKCNICGEQCCNLYQFNSHLLSKSHQ